In the Hordeum vulgare subsp. vulgare chromosome 7H, MorexV3_pseudomolecules_assembly, whole genome shotgun sequence genome, one interval contains:
- the LOC123408237 gene encoding leucine-rich repeat receptor-like serine/threonine/tyrosine-protein kinase SOBIR1 produces MALAAGTPSKRPVLFLVSLATLLLLVSAVQCYDSRHAVMRSAMARRSRPGIRHVHHRRTGVPHRYVLAENAPNSTVGGGKQKNRTSSPAANNGTFPSAPPAAEQGKHHRSHKHRVRNWIIGFVVGSLAGVISGLGVSVLFRLALNCIRGRYRNKSGMVIFTPKLIKRADHLAFLEKEDMLSSLAVIGRGGCGEVFKAQLPVETEGEEPKFIAIKKIKKQVGDGHGQNNNLSDEESRQLDKWSRQIQSEIRTVGHIRHRNLLPLAAHVPRPDCHYLVYEYMKNGSLHNALKPTPSELEEGGGDGGVRLAWPARLRVAVGIASGLEYLHVLQQPQIIHRDLKPANILLDDDMEARIADFGLAKAMPDDHTHVSTSHVAGTMGYIAPEYHQTYKFTAKCDIFSFGVILAVLATGKEPTDQFFVTEVDEVGLVKWLRRVVQNGDYAEAIDPAIAGAGHEEQILLVLRIAVFCTADDPKERPAAKDVRCMLAQIKN; encoded by the coding sequence ATGGCGTTAGCGGCAGGTACGCCGAGCAAGCGTCCCGTCCTCTTCCTCGTCTCTCTCgccacgctcctcctcctcgtctcagCTGTCCAGTGCTATGACAGCCGCCACGCCGTCATGCGCTCTGCCATGGCCCGCCGGTCCCGTCCGGGGATCCGGCATGTGCACCACCGCCGGACCGGGGTGCCGCACCGGTACGTCCTCGCGGAGAACGCCCCCAACTCGACCGTCGGCGGTGGAAAACAGAAGAaccgcacctcgtcgccggcggcaAACAACGGCACCTTTCCGTCGGCGCCACCGGCGGCCGAGCAGGGCAAGCACCACCGGAGCCACAAGCACAGGGTGCGCAACTGGATCATAGGGTTCGTGGTCGGGTccctcgccggcgtcatctcgggGCTGGGCGTGTCCGTGCTGTTCCGGCTGGCGCTCAACTGCATCCGCGGGCGGTACCGGAACAAGTCcggcatggtgatcttcaccccgAAGCTGATCAAGCGAGCGGACCACCTGGCGTTCCTGGAGAAGGAGGACATGCTTTCCTCTCTGGCCGTGATCGGGCGCGGCGGGTGCGGCGAGGTGTTCAAGGCGCAGCTCCCCGTGGAGACCGAGGGGGAGGAGCCCAAGTTCATCGCCATCAAGAAGATCAAGAAGCAGGTGGGCGACGGCCACGGGCAGAACAACAACCTGAGCGACGAGGAGAGCCGGCAGCTGGACAAGTGGTCGCGGCAGATACAGTCGGAGATCCGCACGGTGGGGCACATCCGGCACCGCAACCTCCTGCCGCTGGCGGCGCACGTGCCGCGGCCGGACTGCCACTACCTCGTGTACGAGTACATGAAGAACGGCAGCCTGCACAACGCGCTCAAGCCGACGCCATCAGAgctggaggagggcggcggcgacggcggggtgCGGCTGGCGTGGCCGGCGCGCCTCCGCGTGGCGGTGGGCATCGCGTCGGGGCTGGAGTACCTGCACGTGCTGCAGCAGCCGCAGATCATCCACCGCGACCTGAAGCCGGCCAACATCCTGCTGGACGACGACATGGAGGCCCGCATCGCCGACTTCGGGCTGGCCAAGGCGATGCCGGACGATCACACCCACGTGTCGACGTCGCACGTCGCCGGCACCATGGGGTACATCGCGCCGGAGTACCACCAGACGTACAAGTTCACGGCCAAGTGCGACATCTTCAGCTTCGGGGTGATCCTGGCGGTGCTGGCGACGGGCAAGGAGCCGACGGACCAGTTCTTCGTGACGGAGGTGGACGAGGTCGGGCTCGTCAAGTGGCTGCGCCGGGTGGTGCAGAACGGCGACTACGCGGAGGCCATCGACCCCGCCATCGCCGGCGCCGGGCACGAGGAGCAGATCCTGCTGGTGCTGCGCATCGCCGTCTTCTGCACCGCCGACGACCCCAAGGAGCGGCCCGCCGCCAAGGACGTGCGCTGCATGCTTGCCCAAATCAAGAACTAG